The proteins below come from a single Acaryochloris sp. CCMEE 5410 genomic window:
- a CDS encoding elongation factor G, translating into MNSFRNIALVGPYSSGKTTLLESLLHVTEVTTRKGSVKEGNTVGDASAEARERQMSTEVTAASFEHGGLSFTFLDCPGSVELLQETLNCLVGVDAAVVVCEPEPQKVLTLAPLFQTLDEWEIPHLVFINKMDRANSPFSEVLDALKQVSSRPPVLHQYPIGQNEDLQGFIDLVSEQAFHYHPDSPADPMPLPAELADQEKAAHTEMLEALADFDDHLLEELLEDIEPSQSEVLQDLKTELGADLIVPVFVGVAEAGYGVRPLLDALEKEAPEANDTAKSRELEPSSDRLVAQVLKNYFSPQGGKLSLVRVWQGTLTDGMILNQVRVGGIYRLLGQQQKTLTQAEAGDIVALSRLDGVKTGDTLVVVDGSAVPNLPTAQQLEPVYSLAIAPRDRKDEVKLSSAVSKLLEEDPSLSWEHRETTHEIILWGQGDIHLKIAIDRLGRKHKLPIKTHTPHVPYKESIRKSASSHGRYKHQTGGHGQFGDVRLDIKPKARGEGFTFKETIVGGVVPRQYIPGVEMGVREFLQHGVLGFPIVDIDVTLTDGSYHSVDSSEQAFKQAARIAMQSGLPNCQPVLLEPIERVILSTPTKFTSQVLRLISNHRGQVLGYEGKSGWDSWDEISAYLPMAEMQSLIIELRSLTQGVGFFIWRDDHLEEVPDKVAERVLARVETEV; encoded by the coding sequence ATGAATAGTTTCCGAAATATCGCCCTGGTGGGTCCCTATTCCAGTGGCAAAACAACGCTCCTCGAAAGTTTACTTCATGTCACGGAGGTCACCACCCGAAAAGGGTCCGTAAAAGAAGGCAACACCGTGGGGGATGCAAGTGCTGAAGCCCGGGAACGCCAAATGAGTACAGAAGTAACGGCTGCCAGTTTTGAACATGGCGGCCTTTCTTTTACTTTTTTAGACTGCCCAGGTTCCGTCGAGTTATTGCAAGAAACCCTTAACTGTCTGGTTGGGGTTGATGCTGCGGTGGTGGTTTGTGAGCCGGAACCCCAGAAGGTTCTCACTCTGGCCCCCTTGTTTCAAACCCTAGATGAATGGGAGATTCCCCATCTGGTGTTTATCAATAAAATGGATCGCGCCAATTCCCCCTTTAGCGAAGTCCTGGATGCCCTCAAGCAGGTCTCCAGCCGTCCACCGGTTCTCCATCAATATCCCATTGGCCAAAATGAAGACCTTCAGGGATTCATCGATCTCGTTTCGGAACAAGCGTTCCATTACCATCCCGACTCTCCAGCAGATCCGATGCCTCTACCCGCAGAGTTGGCAGACCAGGAAAAGGCGGCCCATACAGAAATGTTAGAAGCGCTCGCCGATTTTGATGACCACCTTTTAGAAGAATTACTAGAAGATATCGAGCCCTCTCAATCCGAAGTCCTACAAGATCTGAAAACAGAACTCGGGGCTGATTTAATTGTACCCGTCTTTGTGGGAGTGGCCGAGGCTGGGTATGGTGTACGCCCTCTCCTGGATGCCCTAGAGAAGGAAGCACCTGAGGCGAATGACACGGCTAAATCTCGTGAACTAGAGCCCAGCTCAGATCGTCTGGTTGCCCAGGTCCTGAAAAACTATTTCTCTCCCCAGGGCGGCAAACTATCCCTAGTGCGAGTGTGGCAAGGCACCCTGACCGATGGCATGATCTTAAATCAGGTGCGCGTGGGAGGCATCTATCGTTTACTGGGACAACAGCAAAAAACGCTGACCCAGGCAGAGGCTGGAGACATCGTGGCTTTAAGCCGTTTAGATGGCGTCAAAACGGGAGATACGCTGGTCGTTGTCGATGGATCTGCTGTACCGAACTTACCCACTGCTCAACAGCTTGAACCGGTTTACTCCCTGGCGATTGCCCCCAGAGACCGCAAAGACGAAGTTAAGCTCAGTAGTGCCGTTAGTAAACTTCTGGAAGAAGATCCCAGCTTAAGTTGGGAGCATCGAGAGACGACCCATGAGATCATTCTGTGGGGACAAGGCGATATCCACTTAAAAATTGCCATCGATCGGCTAGGACGAAAGCATAAGTTACCGATTAAAACCCATACCCCCCATGTCCCCTATAAGGAAAGTATTCGGAAGTCTGCCTCTAGTCATGGTCGCTATAAGCACCAAACGGGTGGCCATGGTCAATTTGGGGATGTGCGGTTAGATATCAAACCCAAAGCTAGAGGAGAAGGCTTTACGTTTAAGGAAACCATTGTAGGAGGGGTAGTCCCTCGTCAATATATTCCAGGTGTAGAGATGGGAGTTCGTGAATTTCTCCAGCATGGCGTCTTGGGTTTCCCCATCGTGGATATTGATGTCACCCTGACGGATGGGTCCTACCACTCTGTGGATAGCTCAGAACAGGCGTTTAAGCAGGCTGCTCGCATTGCCATGCAGTCTGGACTTCCCAACTGTCAGCCTGTGCTTTTGGAACCCATTGAGCGGGTGATCTTGTCAACGCCCACGAAGTTCACGTCTCAGGTCCTGCGCTTGATCAGCAATCATCGAGGCCAGGTTCTAGGCTATGAAGGCAAAAGCGGTTGGGATAGCTGGGATGAAATCTCGGCCTACTTACCGATGGCAGAGATGCAAAGTCTGATTATTGAGTTGAGATCCCTCACTCAAGGGGTGGGCTTCTTTATTTGGCGAGACGACCACTTAGAAGAAGTACCCGACAAAGTGGCTGAACGTGTTTTGGCAAGAGTCGAAACAGAAGTCTAA
- a CDS encoding lipopolysaccharide assembly protein LapB: MRLLSTSILLILGVGVIIPEQVNSPVHAEPIAQVNKDRQLFQLFKKGKELVEANDLDMALQAYRQATLLDTKNPRIFSAIGYIQAQRKDFARSVEAYKKAIALDGKNANFHYALGYSLGNLGQNDQAAAAYQKVIELEPKNVRAYEGLAVIYSRQQKYDEAFLNFQKVIEINPKNGGAYNSIGLIHLKRNQVEPAVTNLEKAATLSPKNGEIQMNLALAYAAQGKTEEGLAALDKAVKLDPRNPKVHLRTGQLLQSQGNNERAITAYKQALRHDKNLGAAHEGLGDVLMQKGDALGAVVAFRQATKLEKRNPSAFYKLAKALIARNRHREAIPELRKARQLFQLQRQADGVKKVDALLKQLSVS; encoded by the coding sequence ATGCGCTTACTAAGCACCAGTATTTTGTTGATTCTGGGGGTTGGAGTCATCATTCCTGAACAGGTAAACAGCCCGGTTCACGCTGAGCCTATCGCCCAGGTCAATAAAGATCGCCAACTCTTTCAGCTATTTAAGAAAGGTAAAGAGTTAGTGGAGGCCAATGATTTAGATATGGCCTTGCAAGCGTATCGGCAAGCCACTCTTTTAGATACCAAAAACCCACGCATATTCTCAGCGATTGGCTATATTCAGGCTCAAAGAAAGGATTTTGCGAGATCAGTCGAAGCCTATAAAAAAGCGATCGCATTAGATGGCAAAAATGCCAATTTCCACTATGCCTTGGGGTATAGCTTGGGTAACTTGGGCCAAAATGACCAAGCTGCGGCAGCTTATCAAAAAGTAATTGAATTGGAACCCAAAAATGTTCGGGCCTATGAAGGCCTAGCGGTCATTTACAGTCGTCAACAGAAATATGACGAGGCCTTTCTAAACTTTCAAAAAGTCATCGAGATTAACCCCAAGAATGGTGGAGCCTACAACTCGATTGGCCTGATCCACTTAAAAAGGAATCAGGTAGAGCCCGCCGTTACCAATTTGGAAAAAGCCGCCACCCTCTCTCCCAAAAATGGCGAAATTCAGATGAATCTGGCTTTGGCCTATGCCGCCCAAGGTAAAACGGAAGAAGGATTAGCAGCCCTAGATAAAGCGGTCAAATTAGATCCAAGAAACCCTAAGGTCCATTTGCGGACGGGACAGCTATTGCAGAGCCAGGGCAACAACGAGCGGGCTATAACAGCCTATAAACAGGCCTTGCGGCATGACAAGAATTTAGGGGCAGCCCACGAAGGTCTGGGGGATGTCTTGATGCAAAAAGGGGATGCATTAGGGGCTGTGGTTGCCTTTCGCCAAGCCACTAAGCTAGAAAAGCGCAACCCTAGCGCCTTTTATAAATTAGCCAAAGCGCTGATTGCCCGAAACCGCCATCGGGAAGCCATTCCTGAATTACGCAAGGCTCGCCAGCTATTTCAGCTTCAGCGCCAAGCCGATGGCGTTAAAAAAGTGGATGCCCTGTTGAAACAGTTATCGGTTAGTTAA
- a CDS encoding pitrilysin family protein — MATLPLLHPTCHRTPEGLTVIAEHLPVDVVNFSLWINAGSAVEDDAINGMAHFLEHMVFKGTERLPEGEFERQVEARGGVTNAVTSQDYTCFYITVAPQDFNAIAPLQIDLTLNARLDAESFERERLVVLEEIRRSDDNVRRRLFRQAMTLGYAQLPYRRPVLGPAEVIQSLAPKQMYDHHRSWYHPENITAVVVGNLPVEQMIETVAQEFATPSRPPPLAPVQSLEPSFVEITRQTVVDPKLTQARLVLLWRVPGIQQLSQTYALDVLAKILGGGRNSRLVKSLREEKQWVERISVSNLTQVWQGLFWISAQVPPENLKRVEAEIISHLQQLQDEGLPVSELEKRKRQMVNQHLFGTESPSSRAGLYGYHHAIAHNLKAGLLYPQHIQQLTPADLQQAAQTYLSTTAYRVLTVLPGS; from the coding sequence ATGGCAACTCTCCCCTTACTGCATCCCACCTGCCACCGTACTCCTGAAGGGTTAACGGTTATTGCCGAACATCTACCCGTGGATGTGGTCAACTTTAGTTTGTGGATCAATGCCGGTTCGGCGGTGGAGGACGATGCCATCAATGGGATGGCTCATTTTTTGGAGCATATGGTATTTAAAGGGACAGAGCGGCTCCCTGAAGGCGAGTTTGAACGCCAAGTTGAGGCCCGCGGCGGTGTCACTAATGCCGTCACCAGCCAAGACTATACCTGTTTTTACATCACCGTTGCTCCCCAGGACTTTAATGCGATCGCACCACTGCAAATCGATCTGACCCTCAACGCTCGTCTCGATGCCGAGAGCTTTGAGCGGGAACGGCTGGTTGTTTTAGAAGAAATTCGACGGTCGGATGATAATGTCCGCCGTCGGTTATTTCGCCAAGCCATGACCTTGGGATATGCCCAATTGCCCTATCGGCGACCTGTCCTGGGTCCTGCTGAGGTGATTCAATCCCTGGCACCGAAGCAAATGTATGACCATCATCGGTCCTGGTATCATCCCGAAAATATCACTGCCGTTGTGGTGGGGAATTTGCCCGTAGAACAGATGATTGAAACCGTAGCTCAAGAATTTGCCACCCCTTCTCGCCCCCCTCCCCTGGCTCCGGTCCAATCCCTCGAACCGTCTTTTGTTGAAATTACTCGGCAAACGGTAGTCGATCCTAAACTGACTCAAGCTCGTTTAGTGTTGCTATGGCGAGTCCCCGGTATTCAACAGCTCTCTCAAACCTATGCTTTAGATGTCCTGGCCAAGATTTTAGGAGGGGGACGAAACTCCCGCTTAGTCAAATCCCTGCGGGAAGAGAAACAGTGGGTTGAGCGTATTTCTGTGAGTAACCTCACCCAGGTCTGGCAAGGGCTATTTTGGATCTCTGCCCAGGTGCCGCCAGAGAATTTGAAGCGGGTAGAAGCAGAAATTATCAGCCATTTGCAGCAGCTCCAAGATGAAGGGTTGCCTGTTTCAGAGTTAGAAAAACGAAAACGGCAAATGGTGAATCAGCATCTATTTGGTACTGAAAGCCCGTCTAGTCGCGCCGGTTTGTATGGATACCATCATGCGATCGCCCATAACCTAAAGGCAGGTCTTCTATATCCACAGCATATTCAGCAACTGACCCCAGCTGATTTGCAGCAGGCCGCTCAGACCTATCTCTCTACGACTGCTTATCGAGTGTTAACGGTACTGCCAGGATCTTAA
- the glyS gene encoding glycine--tRNA ligase subunit beta — MATFLLEVGTEELPASFVESAIQQWRSQIPNSLEEHLLTPQSLKVYGTPRRLAILAESLPDQQPDQTVEVKGPPAKAAFKDGEPTKAAEGFARKQGVEIKDFELRDTEKGEFVFVQKTTLGKPAVDVLADLIPTWIFSLEGKRFMRWSDGEVKFSRPIRWLVSLLDDHLIPIKLENSTGTISSDRISSGHRVLHPDPVTIKHPQDYVATLEKASVQVDPDQRQTLIQEQIQACAKSVKGKAVISADLLTEVTYLVEWPTAVVGGFESEFLELPAEVITTEMVSHQRYFPVEAPKGAKLLPHFITISNGDPAKSDIISSGNERVIRARLADGQFFYKADQAMPLAEYLPKLETVTFQEDLGSVRAKVDRIQANALWVAKQLKLDQKMTQQVERAAQLCKADLVTQMVGEFPELQGVMGEKYAIASGESTEIATAIVEHYLPKGANDQLPQTLVGQIVGIADRLDTLVSIFGLGMIPTGSSDPFALRRAANAILNIVWAANLDLNLDQLLTETTAAFAQTFAKFQPDVQQLRDFFGQRLRSLLQDEQTIDYDLVNAVLGEKGEHTQRVLVDVLDGRDRAQYLQTIRTNGTLDTIYETVNRAARLATKGDLASDVLDPKGVVNPKRFEQSSEQAFYDGLLTLLPQTQAAQSSRDYQMLVQGLTKIAPTVSQFFDGDDSVLVMAEDDDLRANRLNLLGLLRNHALVLGDFGAIVKS, encoded by the coding sequence ATGGCGACGTTTTTATTAGAAGTGGGTACAGAAGAGTTGCCCGCAAGTTTTGTGGAGTCGGCGATTCAGCAATGGCGATCGCAAATCCCAAACAGCCTAGAAGAACATCTGCTCACCCCCCAATCTCTGAAGGTCTACGGCACACCTCGACGACTGGCTATATTGGCAGAAAGCTTGCCAGACCAGCAGCCGGACCAAACGGTCGAAGTCAAAGGTCCCCCAGCAAAAGCTGCCTTTAAGGATGGCGAACCTACCAAAGCAGCAGAAGGTTTTGCCCGCAAACAGGGGGTCGAAATTAAAGATTTTGAGCTGCGCGATACGGAAAAAGGTGAATTTGTTTTTGTTCAGAAAACGACTCTGGGTAAACCGGCGGTTGATGTTTTAGCCGACCTAATCCCCACCTGGATTTTTAGCCTAGAAGGCAAGCGGTTTATGCGTTGGAGCGATGGTGAAGTAAAGTTTTCCCGCCCCATTCGCTGGTTAGTCTCCCTGTTGGACGACCATCTCATACCTATTAAATTGGAAAATTCAACAGGTACGATATCTAGCGATCGCATTTCCTCCGGCCACCGAGTTCTGCACCCTGATCCGGTCACCATTAAGCATCCCCAAGACTATGTGGCCACCTTAGAAAAGGCCTCCGTTCAGGTGGATCCAGACCAGCGTCAAACTTTAATTCAAGAGCAGATTCAAGCCTGTGCAAAATCCGTCAAAGGCAAAGCCGTTATTTCTGCAGATCTGCTGACGGAAGTTACCTATTTAGTGGAATGGCCCACTGCTGTGGTGGGCGGCTTTGAGTCGGAATTTCTGGAACTGCCTGCTGAAGTGATTACGACGGAAATGGTCAGCCATCAGCGCTATTTTCCGGTGGAGGCCCCCAAGGGAGCGAAACTATTGCCCCACTTCATTACTATTTCCAATGGCGATCCAGCCAAATCAGACATTATTTCATCGGGCAATGAACGGGTGATTCGGGCTCGATTAGCCGATGGTCAGTTCTTCTATAAAGCTGACCAGGCTATGCCCTTAGCAGAGTATTTACCAAAGCTAGAGACGGTTACCTTTCAAGAAGATTTGGGGTCTGTCCGCGCCAAGGTGGATCGCATCCAGGCCAATGCCCTGTGGGTTGCAAAACAACTCAAGCTCGATCAGAAGATGACTCAGCAAGTCGAGCGGGCCGCCCAGCTTTGTAAGGCGGATCTCGTGACCCAAATGGTGGGCGAGTTCCCCGAATTGCAGGGGGTGATGGGGGAGAAATATGCGATCGCAAGTGGTGAATCCACCGAGATTGCCACTGCTATCGTCGAGCATTACCTGCCCAAAGGGGCCAATGACCAGCTTCCGCAGACCCTGGTGGGGCAAATTGTTGGTATTGCCGATCGCCTGGATACCCTCGTCAGTATTTTTGGCCTAGGGATGATACCGACGGGGTCTTCTGACCCCTTTGCCCTGCGCCGCGCGGCCAACGCCATTCTCAATATTGTCTGGGCTGCCAATCTAGATCTCAACCTAGATCAGCTCCTGACCGAAACGACTGCTGCCTTTGCTCAGACTTTTGCTAAGTTTCAGCCCGATGTCCAACAGCTTCGAGACTTCTTTGGTCAACGCTTACGCAGTCTCCTGCAAGATGAGCAGACGATTGACTATGACTTGGTTAATGCAGTGTTAGGAGAAAAGGGCGAGCATACTCAGCGAGTCTTAGTGGATGTGTTAGATGGACGCGATCGCGCTCAGTATCTGCAGACAATTCGCACCAACGGCACCTTGGACACGATCTATGAAACCGTCAACCGTGCTGCTCGCCTAGCCACCAAAGGGGATCTAGCCTCAGATGTCCTGGATCCAAAGGGAGTAGTTAATCCAAAGCGGTTTGAACAGTCATCTGAGCAGGCCTTTTATGATGGCTTACTCACCCTTTTACCTCAAACACAAGCGGCCCAGTCTTCGCGAGACTATCAAATGCTGGTTCAAGGCTTAACCAAAATTGCACCGACGGTCAGCCAATTTTTTGATGGCGACGATAGTGTCTTAGTAATGGCAGAAGATGATGATTTGCGAGCGAATCGCTTAAATTTACTAGGTCTATTACGCAATCACGCCCTCGTGCTCGGGGACTTCGGTGCGATTGTCAAAAGCTAG
- a CDS encoding heavy metal-responsive transcriptional regulator, whose protein sequence is MNRVSDVARTFGLNPQTLYYYERIGLIPAPGRNDSGYRVFNDQDLARLSLIERAKTLGLTLDEIKEILQLQAGNTLTCCDIHERLRKKLEQIEIKITQLQELKAELLPLIHRCEAQLSQQQIHTDCGVFAEEISLDKS, encoded by the coding sequence ATGAATCGTGTTAGCGATGTTGCTCGCACCTTTGGCCTCAACCCCCAGACCCTCTACTACTATGAGCGGATTGGCCTCATTCCTGCCCCTGGAAGGAATGACTCAGGCTATCGAGTCTTTAATGATCAAGATTTGGCCCGTTTATCCCTTATCGAGCGGGCCAAAACCTTAGGACTGACCCTAGACGAGATTAAAGAGATCTTGCAATTACAAGCCGGGAATACCTTAACCTGCTGTGACATTCACGAACGGTTACGCAAAAAACTTGAGCAGATCGAAATCAAAATTACTCAACTACAAGAACTGAAAGCAGAATTACTGCCTCTGATTCATCGATGTGAAGCGCAACTCAGCCAGCAGCAAATTCATACCGATTGCGGAGTCTTTGCTGAAGAAATATCCCTAGACAAAAGTTAG
- the arsB gene encoding ACR3 family arsenite efflux transporter, producing MTTQKTRFTPPVQAGGQLNVFERYLTLWVGLCIGVGILLGRIAPGIAVGLNAASIHQVSIPIAVCLFFMMYPIMVKIDFSQARRAARTPKPVLLTLGINWLVKPFTMVIFAQFFLGQLFAPLLQGTEIVRGSDITLANSYIAGAILLGIAPCTAMVLMWGYLSYSNQGHTLVMVAVNSLAMLFLYAPLGRWLLAANDLDVPWQTIVLSVLIYVGLPLIAGMSSRHWILKHKGQQWFEQVFLKRLSPMAVIALLVTLVLLFALKGELIVNNPLHIVLIAVPLFLQTNFIFLITYVIAQKMGLTYEDAAPAALIGASNHFEVAIATAVMLFGLNSGAALATVVGVLIEVPVMLALVEVCKRTAFWFPRDPEKATLLDPRCSRPLA from the coding sequence ATGACCACTCAAAAAACTCGATTTACCCCACCAGTCCAGGCAGGGGGACAGCTTAATGTCTTTGAACGCTACCTCACCCTTTGGGTCGGTCTATGCATTGGTGTGGGGATTCTTTTGGGACGCATTGCCCCCGGTATTGCAGTGGGCCTAAATGCGGCCAGTATTCACCAGGTCTCTATCCCCATTGCGGTGTGTCTCTTTTTTATGATGTATCCCATCATGGTCAAGATTGATTTTAGCCAAGCTCGCCGAGCAGCTCGCACCCCAAAACCAGTGCTATTAACCCTTGGCATCAATTGGCTCGTCAAACCTTTCACCATGGTTATATTTGCGCAGTTTTTTCTAGGACAGCTCTTTGCCCCACTCCTGCAAGGGACTGAAATTGTTCGCGGGAGTGATATTACCTTGGCCAATTCCTACATTGCTGGCGCTATTTTATTAGGAATTGCCCCCTGCACAGCCATGGTCTTGATGTGGGGATATCTGTCTTACAGCAATCAGGGACATACCTTAGTAATGGTTGCCGTCAATTCTCTAGCCATGCTTTTTTTGTACGCCCCATTGGGGCGCTGGCTATTAGCGGCCAATGATTTAGACGTGCCTTGGCAGACCATCGTGCTGTCTGTATTGATCTATGTCGGCTTACCTTTAATCGCGGGCATGAGTTCTCGGCACTGGATTCTGAAGCACAAAGGTCAACAGTGGTTCGAACAAGTTTTTCTAAAAAGACTCAGTCCCATGGCTGTGATTGCCCTTTTGGTGACCTTGGTGCTATTGTTCGCCCTCAAAGGGGAATTAATCGTGAACAACCCGCTACATATTGTTCTGATTGCAGTTCCACTCTTTTTACAAACGAACTTTATCTTTCTCATAACCTATGTCATCGCTCAAAAGATGGGATTGACCTATGAGGATGCAGCCCCAGCAGCGCTGATTGGAGCCAGCAACCACTTTGAAGTCGCCATTGCCACGGCGGTAATGCTGTTCGGATTGAATTCGGGGGCAGCCCTGGCCACAGTGGTTGGGGTTCTGATTGAAGTACCCGTTATGCTGGCACTGGTTGAGGTCTGTAAACGCACGGCTTTTTGGTTCCCCAGAGATCCTGAAAAAGCGACGCTTTTAGATCCTCGTTGTTCTCGTCCTTTGGCTTAA
- the arsC gene encoding arsenate reductase, glutathione/glutaredoxin type, whose product MKRIMFVCKHNSRRSHMAEGYARSMVGDKLEVASAGLEASQVDPLTIQVMEEVGIDISNHTSNALAEFKPEDFEAVISLCGCGVNLPEAWVARPIFADWQLDDPAGQSIDVFRTIRDQVRQHVKTLVETVSP is encoded by the coding sequence ATGAAACGCATCATGTTTGTTTGTAAGCATAATTCTCGCCGATCCCATATGGCTGAGGGTTATGCTCGATCAATGGTAGGGGACAAGCTAGAAGTGGCTAGTGCGGGGTTAGAAGCGAGCCAAGTCGATCCTCTTACCATTCAAGTGATGGAAGAAGTGGGCATCGACATTAGCAATCACACCTCTAACGCCTTAGCTGAATTTAAGCCAGAGGATTTTGAGGCCGTTATTTCTTTATGCGGTTGTGGTGTGAATCTACCCGAGGCGTGGGTAGCTCGGCCAATATTTGCAGATTGGCAACTAGACGATCCAGCGGGTCAATCGATTGACGTATTTCGCACCATCCGCGATCAAGTCAGGCAGCATGTCAAAACATTAGTCGAGACTGTCAGCCCCTAA
- a CDS encoding SLC13 family permease: protein MEPIFQTLLVTGLTLLCFVFEWLPPDLTAICVMVVLMLLGLVTTAEGLSGFSNPATITVMAMFILSSGIARTGAIQMASEFLLKWGGKRPARHMLIMGAVIGPFTAIINNVAIVSVFLPVVEDWSRQRRIPVSKLMIPLSYITILGGMITVLGTSTSVLASGLSSDLGLGSFDIFQFTALSLCTFIAGLVYMATIGHRLLPNRKTSSSLSQGYGLKDYVSEVVITPQSSLVGQTVQSSLIQRIYDVDILELIHDDNHFPQPLADKSLSAGDILLVRGGREDLLKIRDGQGLEILPDVQFGQKSWQADLSAEEGAAEAMVLADSNLIGSTLKDLRFRQRYNCTVLAIRRGQELVRDRLGKVRLRFGDLLLVQGPKQSLVGLQTSKDLLVMEQRDVENLRRDKAWIAIAIGLLVVGVAGTKRFSIAVTALAGVMLMVLTGCLKPGELYRAVRWDVVFLLAGLFPLGIAMKKSGATQLLADQLISMGGQLSGYWLLTLFFVLTALLTEILSNNATVILLLPVAVQVAQELGYNPFAFMFVVTFAASNSFMTPIGYQTNTMVYGTGGYRFLDFLRVGGPLSLLMALITPPLIILLYGLQPLS from the coding sequence ATGGAGCCAATTTTTCAGACCCTTTTGGTGACAGGACTGACATTACTCTGTTTTGTATTTGAATGGTTACCTCCAGATCTGACGGCAATCTGCGTTATGGTCGTCCTCATGCTGCTGGGACTCGTCACCACAGCAGAAGGGTTATCAGGATTCAGTAATCCCGCCACCATCACTGTAATGGCCATGTTTATTCTTAGTTCGGGAATTGCCCGAACTGGAGCCATTCAAATGGCCAGTGAGTTTCTGCTCAAATGGGGAGGCAAACGCCCCGCCCGACACATGCTGATCATGGGGGCTGTCATCGGGCCATTTACAGCCATCATTAACAATGTCGCGATTGTCTCCGTTTTTCTACCCGTTGTCGAAGATTGGAGTCGCCAACGCCGCATTCCAGTATCCAAATTGATGATTCCCCTGTCTTACATCACCATTTTGGGGGGCATGATTACCGTTCTGGGCACCTCTACCAGCGTATTGGCCAGTGGCTTATCGTCTGACCTAGGCTTAGGCTCTTTTGATATTTTCCAATTTACGGCCCTGAGTTTATGTACGTTTATCGCTGGGCTCGTGTATATGGCTACGATTGGTCATCGCTTGTTACCCAATCGGAAGACCTCTTCCAGTCTGAGTCAAGGGTATGGCCTGAAGGACTATGTCAGTGAAGTGGTGATTACCCCTCAGTCAAGTTTGGTGGGGCAAACCGTTCAGTCGAGTCTGATCCAGCGCATCTATGACGTTGACATTTTGGAGCTGATCCATGATGACAACCATTTTCCACAGCCCCTAGCGGACAAATCCCTGTCAGCTGGCGATATTTTGCTCGTGCGCGGAGGACGGGAAGATCTGTTGAAAATTCGGGATGGCCAAGGTTTGGAAATTCTGCCAGATGTGCAATTTGGCCAAAAATCCTGGCAAGCGGATTTAAGTGCTGAAGAAGGGGCAGCTGAAGCCATGGTACTGGCGGATTCCAACCTGATTGGTTCGACCCTTAAAGATTTACGGTTTCGCCAACGTTACAACTGCACAGTATTGGCGATTCGACGGGGGCAAGAGTTAGTTCGAGACCGGTTAGGAAAAGTACGACTCCGATTTGGTGACTTGCTATTGGTGCAAGGACCGAAGCAAAGTTTAGTGGGTTTACAGACCAGCAAAGACCTATTGGTTATGGAACAGCGGGATGTTGAGAACCTGCGCCGGGACAAAGCATGGATTGCGATCGCAATTGGTCTCCTGGTCGTGGGAGTCGCTGGCACCAAACGGTTCTCCATTGCCGTCACGGCCTTAGCTGGGGTGATGCTAATGGTCTTGACGGGCTGTCTAAAACCAGGTGAACTCTATCGAGCGGTTCGTTGGGATGTGGTCTTCCTGCTTGCGGGCTTATTCCCCTTAGGCATTGCCATGAAAAAGTCTGGCGCGACCCAACTACTAGCGGATCAATTAATTTCGATGGGCGGACAATTATCCGGCTATTGGCTGCTCACGCTGTTTTTTGTCCTCACGGCGTTGCTGACGGAGATTCTCTCTAACAACGCCACGGTTATTTTATTGTTGCCCGTGGCGGTCCAAGTTGCCCAAGAACTCGGCTATAACCCCTTTGCCTTTATGTTTGTCGTCACGTTTGCAGCCTCGAACAGCTTTATGACCCCGATTGGTTATCAAACCAACACAATGGTCTACGGAACGGGAGGGTATCGCTTCCTCGATTTTCTGCGAGTGGGCGGTCCCTTAAGTCTACTCATGGCGCTCATTACCCCACCACTGATTATTCTGCTCTATGGTTTACAGCCTCTTTCCTGA